A stretch of Sinorhizobium meliloti DNA encodes these proteins:
- a CDS encoding SDR family NAD(P)-dependent oxidoreductase, with the protein MGTALLEGNFAVITGAASRRGLGKATARLFAEHGATVAILDLDEADAREAAASLGPRHVGMACNVTDLASVRTVMDALVSQWGRIDILVNNAGITQPLKIMEIAPENYDAVLDVNLRGTLYCSQAVIPHMRSRKQGKIVNLSSVSAQRGGGIFGGPHYSAAKAGVLGLTKAMARELAPDNVRVNAICPGFIATDITGGLLTPEKLEEIKAGIPMGRPGTADDVAGCALFLASDLSAYVTGSEVDVNGGSLIH; encoded by the coding sequence ATGGGAACCGCTCTACTCGAGGGGAATTTTGCCGTGATCACCGGTGCTGCATCCAGGCGCGGCCTGGGCAAGGCCACCGCCAGGCTTTTCGCCGAACATGGCGCCACGGTCGCCATTCTCGACCTTGACGAGGCCGATGCCAGGGAGGCGGCCGCCAGCCTCGGTCCCCGGCATGTCGGCATGGCATGTAATGTGACCGACCTCGCGAGCGTTCGCACCGTCATGGATGCCTTGGTTTCGCAATGGGGCCGGATCGACATCCTCGTGAACAATGCGGGGATCACCCAGCCGCTGAAGATCATGGAGATCGCGCCGGAGAACTACGATGCCGTGCTCGACGTGAACCTGCGCGGCACGCTTTACTGCAGCCAGGCGGTGATCCCTCATATGCGATCGCGCAAACAGGGCAAGATCGTCAACCTTTCCTCGGTCTCCGCGCAGCGCGGCGGCGGTATATTCGGCGGTCCACACTATTCCGCCGCCAAGGCGGGCGTCCTCGGCCTGACGAAAGCGATGGCCCGCGAGTTGGCACCCGACAATGTGAGGGTCAACGCGATCTGCCCCGGTTTCATCGCGACCGACATCACGGGCGGCCTGCTGACGCCGGAGAAACTGGAGGAAATCAAGGCGGGCATTCCCATGGGGCGCCCGGGAACCGCGGATGATGTGGCCGGTTGCGCGCTCTTCCTCGCCTCCGACCTTTCGGCTTACGTCACCGGCTCGGAAGTCGACGTGAACGGCGGCTCGCTGATCCATTGA
- a CDS encoding TRAP transporter large permease: MTAIMTGLFAALLAISVPVGYALIIAAGAAILWQGGTPTVLAVVKLFQPTQSFPLLAIPFFILSGSLMMSGTLGQKLVQFAAALVGRFHGGMGQVTVVGSTIFGGVSGSAVAEASALGSMLIPWQKKEGYPAGFAAAVTASSSTIAGLIPPSIPLILFSTVANSSIASLFSAAVLPGLMLAGGMMIVCYLSGRIRNFPRLTDAGQLKSFGRSMLSALPALAMPFFIILLLRAGIATPTEVSVIAVFYALLVSLLLYRDLTWERIYAALVGTVITTGVVMLVIAASSLVGHVLITERVPTIVANWALETLGSAILIILMMNLIMLVVGMFLDLPAAILLLGPTFVAIGHAIGMDPIQLGVMICINLSIGLFTPPIGTTLFIGAVIARVPIGAVVKELWPFYIVAAAVLVLMSYVPALTIY; encoded by the coding sequence ATGACCGCGATCATGACCGGCCTCTTCGCCGCATTGCTGGCCATCTCGGTTCCAGTCGGTTACGCGCTGATCATCGCTGCGGGCGCAGCGATCCTATGGCAGGGCGGAACGCCAACCGTGCTGGCGGTGGTGAAGCTGTTCCAGCCGACCCAGAGCTTTCCGCTGCTCGCGATACCCTTTTTCATCCTGTCCGGCTCACTCATGATGTCAGGCACGCTTGGCCAGAAACTCGTGCAGTTCGCGGCAGCACTCGTCGGGCGGTTCCACGGCGGAATGGGTCAGGTCACGGTCGTCGGATCCACGATCTTCGGCGGTGTCTCCGGCTCGGCAGTCGCCGAAGCCTCCGCGCTCGGATCGATGCTGATCCCCTGGCAGAAGAAAGAGGGGTATCCGGCAGGCTTTGCGGCGGCCGTTACCGCCTCTTCCTCGACCATCGCCGGCCTGATCCCGCCGTCCATTCCCCTGATCCTCTTTTCGACGGTGGCAAATTCCTCGATCGCATCGCTGTTTTCGGCTGCAGTCCTGCCGGGATTGATGCTCGCCGGCGGGATGATGATCGTTTGCTACCTGTCCGGGCGCATTCGGAACTTCCCCCGCCTGACGGATGCCGGGCAGTTGAAGTCCTTCGGCCGATCTATGCTGTCGGCACTGCCGGCACTGGCCATGCCGTTCTTCATCATCCTGTTGCTGCGGGCGGGGATTGCAACGCCGACCGAAGTCAGCGTGATCGCCGTCTTCTATGCGCTGCTGGTGAGCCTGCTGCTCTATCGGGACCTGACCTGGGAGCGGATCTACGCAGCCCTGGTCGGAACCGTGATCACCACCGGCGTCGTCATGCTGGTCATCGCCGCATCGAGCCTCGTCGGCCACGTCCTCATTACCGAGCGTGTGCCCACCATCGTGGCCAACTGGGCACTGGAAACGCTCGGAAGCGCCATCCTGATCATCCTCATGATGAATCTCATCATGCTGGTGGTGGGGATGTTTCTCGACCTGCCCGCGGCAATCCTGCTGCTCGGGCCCACCTTCGTCGCCATCGGTCATGCAATCGGCATGGACCCAATCCAGCTCGGCGTGATGATCTGCATCAATCTTTCGATCGGACTGTTTACGCCGCCGATCGGAACCACGCTTTTCATTGGCGCCGTGATCGCCCGCGTGCCGATCGGGGCTGTGGTCAAGGAGTTGTGGCCCTTCTACATCGTTGCAGCAGCCGTCCTGGTGCTGATGTCATATGTTCCCGCTCTGACGATCTACTGA
- a CDS encoding transketolase family protein: protein MSVNRNYDPHRKWEPRPPPKSGEGGRTSAMIASLAAEGYETVSAPFGHALVAEARRNDRIVGLTADLAKYTDLHVFAEAFPERFYQMGMAEQVMISAAAGLAREGFMPFATTYAVFASRRAYDFIAMAIAEEYLPVKIVCALPGLTTGYGPSHQATEDMAIFRGLPNLTIVDPCDAIDVAEAIPAIAAHEGPVYMRLLRGKVPSVIRRHCPDYKFELGKAKLLRDGTDALIIASGFMTMRALDAAVELDEQGISAAVLHCPTIKPLDTGTILAEARRAGRLVVTAENHTCVGGLGEAVAATLLSNGATPAFRMISLPDQFLDAGALPTLHERYGISTKSMVQKIRSWL from the coding sequence ATGAGCGTCAACCGCAACTACGACCCGCACCGCAAATGGGAACCGCGCCCGCCGCCGAAGAGCGGCGAGGGAGGGCGCACCTCCGCGATGATCGCCTCGCTGGCGGCGGAGGGCTATGAGACGGTTTCTGCCCCGTTCGGCCATGCCCTGGTCGCGGAAGCTCGCCGCAATGATCGGATCGTGGGCCTCACGGCCGATCTCGCGAAATACACCGACCTGCATGTCTTCGCGGAGGCCTTCCCGGAGCGATTCTACCAGATGGGCATGGCCGAACAGGTAATGATCTCGGCGGCGGCCGGGCTGGCGCGCGAGGGGTTCATGCCTTTTGCCACCACCTATGCGGTCTTCGCCTCGCGCCGGGCCTATGACTTCATCGCCATGGCGATTGCGGAGGAGTATCTGCCCGTCAAGATCGTCTGCGCCCTGCCGGGCCTGACCACCGGCTATGGGCCGAGCCATCAGGCAACCGAGGATATGGCGATCTTCCGCGGCCTGCCCAACCTGACGATCGTCGATCCATGCGATGCCATCGACGTGGCCGAGGCGATACCCGCCATCGCAGCCCATGAGGGTCCCGTCTATATGCGGCTCTTGCGCGGCAAGGTGCCGTCGGTGATCCGCCGGCATTGCCCGGATTACAAGTTCGAGCTGGGCAAGGCGAAGCTTCTGCGCGACGGCACCGATGCGCTGATCATCGCTTCGGGCTTCATGACGATGCGGGCGCTCGATGCGGCGGTCGAACTCGACGAGCAGGGTATCTCGGCTGCGGTCCTCCATTGCCCGACGATCAAGCCGCTCGATACCGGGACGATCCTTGCCGAGGCTCGGCGGGCGGGCCGGCTGGTCGTCACTGCGGAGAACCACACATGCGTTGGCGGACTGGGCGAGGCCGTGGCGGCGACGCTCCTTTCGAACGGCGCGACGCCGGCATTCCGAATGATCAGTCTGCCGGACCAGTTCCTGGATGCCGGAGCGCTGCCGACGCTTCATGAGCGCTACGGAATCTCGACCAAGTCGATGGTGCAGAAAATCCGCAGCTGGCTTTGA
- a CDS encoding TRAP transporter substrate-binding protein, which yields MNLRHLLTAAVLSLCAGPAAAQTYQLSHNAAAGNPKDVASLKFAELVEQKSEGRLKIDVGGSAQFGDDAETITNMRLGTIAFSANSQGTTSAVVPEIALLGLPFLFQDLKQAEAVMDGPVGDKIAAAAEQQGLVVLAWWNNGIRETSNSKRQITAPSDLAGMKIRTPPDQMTVDIFTALGASPTPMAFSELYIALQQGVVDGQENPLINIHSSKLHEVQPYISMTNHKYESTPFLASKIVFDALLPEDQQIIRDAAREAGQLNRQMVGEQTTRLRGELEAAGVKINDVDPAPFVQATQSVYDKWRAQYPDLVDELVGAAKAAAVQ from the coding sequence ATGAACCTTCGTCATCTGCTGACCGCTGCCGTGCTGTCGCTTTGCGCAGGCCCCGCCGCCGCCCAGACCTATCAGCTTTCGCACAATGCCGCCGCGGGCAACCCCAAGGACGTTGCATCGCTGAAATTCGCCGAGCTCGTCGAACAGAAATCGGAAGGACGTCTCAAGATCGACGTCGGCGGCAGCGCTCAGTTCGGCGACGACGCCGAGACGATTACCAACATGCGGCTCGGCACCATTGCCTTCTCCGCCAACTCCCAGGGCACGACATCGGCCGTGGTGCCGGAAATCGCGCTCCTTGGCCTGCCGTTCCTGTTCCAGGATCTGAAACAGGCCGAGGCCGTGATGGACGGACCCGTCGGCGACAAGATCGCCGCCGCCGCCGAACAGCAGGGCCTGGTCGTGCTTGCCTGGTGGAACAACGGCATTCGCGAAACCTCCAACTCGAAGAGGCAGATCACGGCACCGTCGGATCTCGCCGGAATGAAGATCCGCACACCGCCGGATCAGATGACCGTCGACATCTTCACCGCGCTCGGCGCCTCGCCGACGCCGATGGCCTTCTCGGAGCTCTACATCGCATTGCAGCAGGGTGTCGTCGACGGACAGGAAAACCCGCTGATCAACATACACTCGTCGAAGCTGCACGAGGTGCAGCCCTATATCTCCATGACCAACCACAAATATGAATCGACGCCGTTCCTGGCCTCGAAGATCGTGTTCGACGCGCTGCTGCCGGAAGATCAGCAGATCATCCGCGACGCCGCCCGGGAAGCCGGCCAACTGAACCGGCAGATGGTCGGCGAACAGACCACCCGCCTGCGCGGCGAGCTGGAAGCCGCCGGCGTGAAGATCAACGACGTCGACCCGGCGCCGTTCGTCCAGGCGACGCAGTCGGTCTATGACAAATGGCGGGCACAGTATCCCGACCTCGTCGACGAACTCGTCGGGGCCGCCAAAGCAGCGGCCGTCCAGTGA
- a CDS encoding transketolase, producing MTSQSPAVQLSNTSLARRAWEIRRKAVRMGEVQGQGYVGQALGIADVLAVSYFHALTYRRQDPEWEGRDRFLLSIGHYAIALYAALIEAGILPEQELETYGTDDSRLPMSGMAAYTPGMEITGGSLGQGLGIGVGMALGLKAKKNPAFVYNLMSDGELGEGSTWEAAMSAAHHKLGNLICLVDFNDQQADGKSTEMLCSEPLGAKWAAFGWHVQRVDGNDIPALVAAFDAARALEEAMPRVIICDTLMCKGVPFLEQREVTHFVRVDADEWQKALAALDANRPD from the coding sequence ATGACCAGCCAAAGCCCGGCAGTTCAGCTGTCGAACACGAGCCTTGCGCGTCGCGCCTGGGAAATCCGGCGCAAGGCCGTTCGGATGGGCGAGGTTCAGGGACAAGGATATGTGGGCCAGGCGCTCGGCATCGCCGATGTCCTCGCGGTTTCGTATTTTCATGCGTTGACCTATCGAAGGCAGGACCCGGAATGGGAGGGGCGCGACCGATTTTTGCTGTCGATCGGACACTATGCCATTGCGCTTTACGCGGCGCTTATCGAAGCGGGAATCCTTCCTGAACAGGAACTCGAGACCTATGGCACAGATGACAGCCGTCTGCCGATGTCCGGCATGGCAGCCTATACGCCGGGAATGGAAATCACCGGCGGTTCGCTGGGCCAGGGACTTGGCATCGGCGTCGGCATGGCGCTCGGGTTGAAGGCCAAGAAAAATCCGGCCTTCGTCTATAACCTGATGTCGGATGGAGAACTGGGCGAAGGCTCGACCTGGGAAGCGGCGATGTCGGCCGCTCATCACAAACTCGGCAATCTGATCTGTCTCGTCGACTTCAATGACCAGCAGGCGGACGGCAAGTCGACCGAGATGCTGTGTTCGGAGCCGCTCGGCGCAAAGTGGGCCGCCTTCGGCTGGCATGTTCAACGGGTCGACGGCAATGACATTCCCGCCCTCGTAGCCGCCTTCGATGCGGCACGTGCGCTCGAAGAGGCCATGCCTCGCGTCATCATCTGCGACACCTTGATGTGCAAGGGCGTGCCGTTCCTCGAACAACGCGAGGTGACGCATTTCGTCCGGGTCGACGCAGACGAATGGCAGAAGGCGCTGGCCGCCCTCGACGCGAACCGGCCGGATTGA
- a CDS encoding TRAP transporter small permease encodes MAMDNVRNSGASADLPALRIANRVGLVLDMAAIVVAVASIVAIFLALMTEVVVRYLTHASLGWPNEVPNLLFPWLIMGGIVLGAHRGSHIAAEAFRSLLTTEQLRILLMLIHLLVAVAFAYLGYLSLQVISITRAQVFPMTGLGQAWAYSSLLFGFGGIALASLVNLIRVAFCDDPRTLDKPETEHMT; translated from the coding sequence ATGGCGATGGACAACGTCCGCAATAGCGGCGCAAGTGCGGACCTGCCCGCCTTGCGCATCGCCAATCGGGTCGGCCTCGTTCTGGACATGGCCGCGATCGTCGTTGCCGTCGCCTCGATAGTCGCAATCTTCCTCGCCCTCATGACCGAGGTCGTCGTGCGCTATCTCACCCATGCGAGCCTCGGTTGGCCCAACGAAGTGCCGAACCTGCTGTTCCCATGGCTCATCATGGGAGGCATCGTACTCGGCGCGCATCGGGGATCTCATATCGCCGCCGAAGCATTCCGAAGCCTGCTCACCACCGAGCAGCTGCGCATCCTGCTGATGCTGATCCATCTCCTGGTCGCCGTGGCCTTTGCCTATCTCGGTTACCTGTCGCTTCAGGTGATCTCGATCACCAGGGCGCAGGTCTTTCCGATGACCGGACTGGGGCAGGCCTGGGCTTATAGTTCCTTGCTGTTCGGCTTCGGCGGCATCGCGCTCGCCTCCCTGGTCAACCTCATACGCGTCGCATTTTGCGACGACCCGAGGACGCTGGATAAACCGGAAACGGAGCATATGACATGA